From Streptomyces yatensis, one genomic window encodes:
- a CDS encoding zinc-binding dehydrogenase, translating to MGVSELMRAVRITRHGGPEVLELAEVAVPAPQAGEVLVQVGAVALNNTDLWTREGAYGRPDNPKALSGWRGPIDFPRIQGADVAGRVVAVGTGVTGGLVGRRVVVDPAIYDTEGPDAHPVGLMGSERDGGYAEYVTAPVERVHDVTESPLTDEQLATLPTAYGTALGMIERGRLRKGETTLVSGASGGVGLALVQIARARGARVLAISSGPKIDAVREAGAHDVIDRAEDIAGQIRAAAPEGIDVALDVVAGELVGEGLPLLREGGRWVIAGALGGYELTFDVRRLYLHNVQVIGSAMHTPRHFDLLMDLARRAEVQPVIAATFPLDQAARAQEELSLRGHVGKIVMHP from the coding sequence ATGGGTGTGTCCGAGCTCATGCGAGCGGTGCGCATCACCAGGCACGGAGGACCGGAGGTCCTTGAGCTGGCGGAGGTCGCCGTCCCCGCCCCTCAGGCAGGGGAGGTGCTGGTCCAGGTCGGCGCGGTAGCGCTGAACAACACCGACCTGTGGACCCGGGAAGGCGCCTACGGCCGTCCGGACAACCCGAAGGCGCTCTCGGGCTGGCGAGGCCCGATCGACTTCCCGCGCATCCAGGGCGCCGACGTGGCCGGCCGGGTCGTGGCCGTCGGGACCGGCGTCACGGGGGGCCTCGTAGGACGCCGAGTGGTCGTCGACCCCGCGATCTACGACACCGAAGGGCCGGACGCCCACCCGGTGGGCCTGATGGGGAGCGAACGCGACGGCGGATACGCCGAGTACGTGACGGCGCCGGTGGAGCGTGTACACGACGTGACGGAATCTCCGCTTACGGACGAGCAGCTCGCGACGCTGCCGACCGCGTACGGCACGGCGCTGGGCATGATCGAGCGCGGCCGGCTACGGAAGGGGGAAACCACCCTGGTCTCGGGAGCCTCCGGTGGCGTCGGCCTCGCGCTGGTGCAGATCGCCCGTGCACGCGGCGCGAGGGTGCTCGCCATCAGCAGTGGACCCAAGATCGACGCGGTGCGCGAAGCAGGCGCGCACGACGTCATCGACCGTGCAGAAGACATCGCCGGACAAATCCGCGCCGCCGCCCCGGAGGGCATCGACGTCGCACTCGACGTCGTGGCCGGCGAACTGGTCGGCGAGGGGCTGCCGCTGTTGCGCGAAGGGGGCCGGTGGGTCATCGCCGGCGCACTCGGTGGCTACGAACTGACCTTTGACGTGCGCCGCCTCTACCTGCACAACGTCCAGGTCATCGGGTCCGCGATGCACACGCCCAGGCACTTCGACCTCCTCATGGACCTCGCTCGTCGGGCAGAGGTCCAGCCCGTCATCGCCGCGACCTTCCCCCTGGACCAGGCCGCTCGGGCGCAGGAAGAACTCTCCCTCAGGGGGCACGTGGGAAAGATCGTCATGCACCCCTGA
- a CDS encoding TetR/AcrR family transcriptional regulator gives MTPAGRRIVAAAEELFYNRGITAVGVDLIAERSGVTKRTLYNQFGSKDRLVAAYLTERDQRWRSLVRAAVDASDTPAEAVTAPFEALRTWSETNTRGCAFINALAELPDPSHSAYRIAANQKLWLLNLFKELAATAGCSHPATLATQLLVLHEGAVATQPLSLDSLPESTDLARVLVQASLSHGQ, from the coding sequence ATGACACCGGCCGGCCGCCGCATCGTGGCGGCCGCCGAGGAGTTGTTCTACAACCGCGGCATCACGGCGGTCGGTGTGGACCTGATCGCCGAGCGCTCGGGCGTGACCAAGCGGACCCTGTACAACCAGTTCGGTTCGAAAGACCGCCTCGTGGCGGCCTATCTCACGGAACGCGACCAGCGCTGGCGGTCACTCGTCCGTGCCGCCGTTGACGCCAGCGACACCCCGGCCGAGGCCGTCACCGCCCCCTTCGAGGCCCTGCGGACCTGGAGCGAGACCAACACCCGCGGATGCGCCTTCATCAACGCACTGGCGGAGCTCCCGGATCCCTCGCATTCCGCATACCGCATCGCCGCGAACCAGAAGCTCTGGCTGCTGAACCTGTTCAAGGAACTCGCCGCCACGGCGGGCTGCTCGCACCCGGCCACCCTGGCCACCCAACTGCTCGTGCTGCACGAGGGTGCTGTCGCCACGCAGCCGCTCTCGCTCGACAGCCTTCCGGAGAGTACTGACCTGGCCCGAGTCCTGGTTCAAGCCAGCCTGTCGCACGGTCAGTAG